A window from Pyrococcus yayanosii CH1 encodes these proteins:
- a CDS encoding transcription initiation factor IIB, translating to MFTNSKISHTCPNCGSTNLVYDPYRGEIYCQNCGEIIQENIIDLRPDYRIFDSNQWKKRSRIGAPESILLHDKGLSTDIGIDRSLTGLMREKMYRLRRWQSRLRVSDAAERNLAFALSELDRITAQLKLPKHVEEEAARLYREAVRRGLIRGRSIESVIAACVYAACRLLKVPRTLDEISDISRVDKKEIGRSYRFIARNLNLTPKKLFVKPTDYVNKFADELGLSEKVRRKAVEILEEAYRKGLTSGKSPAGLVAAALYIASLLEGEKRTQREVAEIARVTEVTVRNRYKELVEKLGLKLPSAFITNIAKAEVPPEATQQP from the coding sequence ATGTTTACCAATTCTAAAATCTCCCACACCTGCCCCAACTGCGGCTCGACAAACCTCGTCTACGATCCCTATCGCGGAGAAATATACTGCCAAAACTGTGGAGAAATAATACAGGAGAACATTATCGACCTACGTCCCGATTATCGGATTTTTGACAGCAACCAGTGGAAAAAACGCTCCAGAATTGGAGCTCCTGAGAGTATTCTTCTTCATGATAAGGGTCTCTCCACGGACATAGGCATAGATCGCTCTCTCACGGGTTTGATGAGGGAGAAGATGTATAGGCTTAGGAGGTGGCAGTCTCGTTTGAGGGTTAGTGATGCTGCGGAGCGTAATCTTGCTTTTGCTCTTAGTGAGCTTGATAGGATTACGGCCCAGCTTAAGCTTCCGAAGCATGTTGAGGAGGAGGCGGCTAGGCTTTATAGGGAGGCTGTTAGGAGGGGGCTTATTAGGGGCCGCTCAATTGAGAGTGTTATTGCAGCTTGCGTTTACGCCGCCTGCAGGCTCCTAAAAGTCCCAAGAACCCTCGACGAAATCAGCGACATCTCAAGAGTTGATAAGAAGGAAATTGGGAGAAGTTATCGCTTCATAGCCCGCAATTTAAACCTCACACCCAAGAAATTATTCGTGAAACCCACGGATTACGTGAACAAGTTTGCCGATGAACTAGGCTTGAGTGAAAAGGTTAGAAGAAAAGCCGTGGAAATTTTGGAAGAAGCTTATAGGAAGGGATTGACAAGCGGGAAAAGCCCCGCTGGTTTAGTAGCAGCAGCCCTCTACATCGCCTCCCTCCTCGAAGGAGAAAAAAGAACCCAAAGAGAAGTCGCCGAAATAGCAAGAGTAACAGAAGTAACCGTAAGAAACAGATACAAAGAACTAGTAGAAAAACTTGGACTTAAACTACCCTCAGCTTTCATAACCAACATAGCTAAAGCAGAAGTTCCCCCTGAAGCCACCCAACAGCCGTGA
- a CDS encoding DUF2357 domain-containing protein, translating to MEVPINGEDGYWLVGEDLITYEGRLYLFEWAEYWVVGERPFIVKAGGEEVVSRKIKENAYVAQFSFRNYVGRARVEVIEEKGRKIFRDVEVLSRKILQIYGIKKDEEDIKAIIEVHRRFYETIVNDIIKISSLLPFSVRAPTGFGVVESGEPMSELFAYHYLRSNKERILEAFETMLRHIKRKLVVEEDWLGLEDVSEVTSETFFSIVQYPEHLVSVGEGVLLSEYLRGHVPMRVLSFRKYESVDTPENRFVKYFLNLLVEWSERVIGVFGDRAEVNAIEELLREFEFIRSNGVWEEIGEMKFFPYTSQALLKGVGYRDLLELYREFTAYSPFFEELQGAIDNKDIAKLYEYWAFFRLVEELGEILGSKELKIVITPGGELPESGDVYAEFDNGWRLYYNKELVPKRWSYSVTMRPDFSLFDGDPDRAGTRLIGVFDAKFKLDVVDEPKEMESFDEEVEALEREWNYWTWAKLEDIYKMHTYRDALGCRFAVVVYPGDVSVFFKTRGRKLTDFDLATLILLDDFEGVGYLKLRPEVVENDGFG from the coding sequence ATGGAGGTCCCAATAAACGGTGAAGATGGGTACTGGCTAGTTGGGGAGGATTTGATAACTTATGAAGGACGGCTTTACCTTTTTGAGTGGGCTGAGTATTGGGTTGTGGGAGAAAGACCGTTCATAGTCAAGGCTGGAGGGGAGGAGGTTGTATCAAGGAAGATTAAAGAAAACGCGTATGTTGCGCAGTTTTCGTTTAGGAATTATGTTGGGAGAGCTCGCGTTGAGGTGATTGAAGAGAAGGGGAGGAAGATTTTTAGAGATGTCGAGGTGCTTTCGCGTAAGATACTCCAAATATACGGCATAAAAAAGGATGAAGAGGACATAAAAGCCATTATAGAGGTTCATAGAAGATTTTACGAGACCATTGTTAACGATATAATCAAGATTTCATCCTTGTTGCCATTTTCTGTCAGAGCTCCTACTGGATTTGGAGTTGTTGAATCGGGGGAGCCTATGAGCGAGCTTTTTGCATATCATTATCTGCGTTCGAATAAGGAGAGGATTCTTGAGGCTTTTGAGACGATGCTGAGGCACATCAAGAGGAAGCTTGTTGTCGAGGAGGATTGGCTTGGGCTTGAAGATGTGAGTGAGGTAACATCAGAGACTTTCTTTTCCATCGTTCAATACCCAGAACATCTGGTTTCAGTGGGGGAGGGGGTTTTATTGTCCGAGTACCTTAGGGGGCACGTTCCTATGAGGGTTCTTAGTTTTAGGAAATATGAGAGCGTTGATACACCGGAAAATCGTTTTGTCAAGTATTTTCTCAACCTACTTGTGGAGTGGAGTGAGCGTGTCATTGGGGTCTTTGGGGATAGAGCTGAGGTCAATGCTATTGAGGAACTCTTGAGAGAGTTTGAATTCATAAGGAGCAATGGAGTTTGGGAAGAGATTGGTGAGATGAAGTTCTTTCCTTACACTTCACAGGCGCTTTTGAAGGGCGTTGGCTACCGCGACCTGCTTGAGCTTTACAGGGAGTTCACGGCGTATTCGCCTTTCTTCGAGGAGCTGCAGGGGGCGATAGACAATAAGGATATAGCGAAACTTTACGAGTACTGGGCCTTCTTTAGGCTGGTCGAGGAGCTTGGAGAAATTCTCGGAAGTAAAGAGCTCAAAATCGTAATTACTCCGGGGGGCGAGCTACCCGAAAGCGGAGACGTTTATGCGGAGTTTGATAATGGTTGGAGGCTTTATTACAATAAGGAGCTAGTTCCAAAAAGGTGGAGCTACTCTGTAACCATGAGGCCAGACTTTTCGCTTTTTGATGGGGATCCAGATAGAGCGGGAACTAGACTCATTGGAGTCTTCGATGCGAAGTTCAAGCTTGATGTCGTTGATGAGCCCAAAGAAATGGAAAGCTTTGATGAAGAAGTCGAAGCTTTGGAGAGAGAGTGGAATTATTGGACATGGGCAAAGCTGGAGGATATATACAAGATGCACACATATAGGGATGCATTGGGGTGCAGGTTTGCGGTGGTGGTTTATCCCGGAGATGTGAGTGTGTTTTTCAAAACGAGGGGAAGGAAGCTCACTGATTTCGATTTAGCAACTCTAATCCTGCTTGACGACTTTGAGGGAGTCGGGTATCTAAAACTTCGGCCTGAGGTGGTAGAAAATGATGGTTTCGGATAG
- a CDS encoding McrB family protein: MMVSDSGILELANIIQSLKEKYKDEWKKYEKEALSKFEELSKYIFKDNPPIEEIMKLINGLPPKIRAMLYFMHAYKKEDITEKFKRMFSDQKDQKFRKVLKDVEDKKDIKSLDLKELKENIREIDISDVGLSIISTWLTVVNPYLFIPVHKGVISDKFNSLLERLFGFKLVWGRGGWKDYVNNYLKFVQIVNKVKNELNVETTLELAFYLSKFSTEELGVMSSKNISSQEFTLHNYLILRGYLYPSHLVAQFYVALKTKGFVILSGLTGAGKTKIVQELAELLNSSGENFLFLSVRPDWRDSKALLGYYNPLTGRYHRTKLLDFILKAKEDYERNGRNAVPYFILLDEMNLAHVEYYFADFLSVLESGRDEGGFTREGIKLHDVDEVETFDGIPKELHLPPNLYVIGTVNMDETTYAFSPKVLDRAFTIEFHDVKLEDYPPRKIELSRKEIEELRSAILKDLRRGGKFLAWTKEETNEAVRELREGYEGLWNALRKLNEVLEPYDLHFGYRVIDEIALFFRSARESQELGIVKFGDDDEIFDLALLMKVLPKFHGNRKKLEGPLKEVLKLCMKENEQIIVKFRKNGEEEVVKLPDEIDRLDGNVIVTMITNWSEYEKHFRFKHTAKKVLRMLRQLYEIGFASFS; the protein is encoded by the coding sequence ATGATGGTTTCGGATAGTGGGATACTTGAGCTAGCGAACATAATTCAAAGCTTAAAAGAGAAGTACAAGGACGAATGGAAAAAGTATGAAAAAGAGGCCCTAAGTAAATTCGAGGAATTGTCCAAATATATCTTCAAAGATAATCCTCCGATCGAAGAGATAATGAAACTAATAAATGGCTTACCTCCAAAAATCAGAGCTATGCTCTACTTTATGCATGCATACAAAAAGGAAGACATAACCGAAAAATTCAAACGCATGTTCTCAGATCAAAAAGATCAAAAATTCAGAAAAGTCCTTAAAGATGTAGAAGATAAGAAGGATATAAAGTCCCTAGACTTGAAAGAGTTAAAGGAGAATATCAGAGAGATAGATATCTCGGATGTTGGACTGTCAATAATAAGTACTTGGTTAACTGTTGTCAATCCATACTTGTTCATTCCAGTTCATAAAGGAGTAATTTCGGATAAATTTAATTCTCTTTTAGAAAGGTTGTTTGGATTTAAATTGGTATGGGGGAGGGGAGGATGGAAGGATTACGTGAACAACTACTTAAAATTCGTTCAGATAGTAAATAAAGTTAAGAACGAACTAAATGTTGAGACAACGCTTGAATTGGCATTTTATTTGAGCAAATTTTCCACGGAAGAGCTAGGAGTTATGTCTAGCAAAAATATCTCGTCTCAGGAGTTTACATTACATAATTATCTCATCTTAAGGGGCTACCTTTATCCATCTCATCTAGTTGCCCAGTTCTATGTTGCCCTTAAGACCAAGGGCTTTGTAATCCTCTCGGGTCTCACGGGGGCAGGGAAGACAAAAATAGTTCAGGAGCTCGCAGAACTTCTTAATTCGAGTGGAGAAAACTTCCTCTTCCTATCTGTTCGCCCGGATTGGAGGGATTCAAAGGCTCTCCTAGGCTATTATAACCCCCTAACTGGCAGGTATCATCGAACAAAGCTCCTTGACTTTATTCTCAAAGCCAAAGAGGACTACGAGCGCAATGGAAGAAATGCAGTGCCCTACTTCATTCTTCTCGACGAGATGAATCTTGCTCACGTTGAGTACTACTTTGCGGACTTCCTCAGCGTCCTTGAGAGTGGGAGGGATGAGGGTGGATTCACGAGGGAGGGTATTAAGCTTCATGACGTTGACGAGGTTGAGACCTTCGATGGAATCCCCAAAGAGCTCCACCTTCCACCAAACCTCTATGTCATCGGGACGGTGAACATGGACGAAACAACTTATGCCTTTAGTCCGAAAGTTCTCGACAGGGCATTTACAATTGAGTTCCACGATGTCAAGCTTGAAGATTACCCGCCAAGGAAAATCGAATTATCGCGGAAAGAAATTGAAGAGTTGAGGAGTGCTATCCTAAAAGACCTCAGGAGGGGCGGGAAGTTCCTCGCTTGGACAAAGGAGGAGACTAATGAGGCCGTCAGAGAATTAAGAGAGGGATACGAGGGGTTGTGGAATGCGTTGAGGAAGCTCAATGAGGTTCTTGAACCATACGATCTGCACTTCGGCTACCGCGTGATCGACGAGATAGCCCTCTTCTTCAGGAGTGCCAGGGAGAGTCAGGAGCTGGGCATTGTTAAATTTGGGGACGATGACGAAATATTTGATCTCGCTCTCCTAATGAAAGTCCTTCCAAAGTTCCATGGGAACAGGAAGAAGCTTGAAGGACCTCTAAAAGAAGTTCTGAAGCTTTGCATGAAAGAAAATGAACAAATAATCGTAAAGTTCAGGAAAAATGGCGAGGAAGAGGTAGTAAAATTGCCGGATGAAATTGACAGGCTCGATGGCAATGTCATTGTTACAATGATCACCAACTGGAGCGAATATGAGAAGCATTTCCGCTTCAAGCACACGGCTAAAAAAGTTCTGCGCATGCTTCGCCAGCTCTACGAGATAGGCTTCGCAAGCTTTAGTTGA
- a CDS encoding alpha-crystallin domain-containing protein, with protein MCGFVFLERDFVGFEKPGLCGIGYVARVVVSAYGKPSFQNSALVKLTIEVANLTPKDVSINFGGYTSGVLSFRKEGSIEVYAVEIFFPHSALSRF; from the coding sequence GTGTGCGGCTTTGTGTTTTTGGAACGGGATTTTGTGGGGTTCGAAAAGCCAGGACTTTGCGGTATTGGCTACGTGGCCCGAGTGGTGGTCTCTGCTTATGGTAAACCCTCCTTCCAAAACTCTGCTCTTGTCAAGCTCACTATCGAGGTAGCCAACCTAACACCGAAAGATGTTTCTATAAATTTCGGTGGATATACATCAGGGGTGCTGTCCTTCAGGAAAGAGGGAAGCATCGAGGTGTATGCTGTGGAGATATTCTTTCCACACAGCGCCCTGTCGAGGTTCTAA
- a CDS encoding hydroxymethylglutaryl-CoA synthase: MGKLMKPIRDVGIVGYGAYIPMYRIRNEEIGRVWGVNSFPIEEKAVPGLDEDTVTIGIEAARNALKRARIEPRLIRAIWFGTESKPYAVKPSATIIAEAIGATPDLEAADFEFACKAGTEALQAAIGFVGSGMVDYAMAIGADTAQGRPGDHLEFTAGAGGAAFIVGKKSSETLAYFEGSYSYVTDTPDFWRRQHEHYPRHGNRFTGEPAYFHHIINAAKGLMEELGLTVDDFDYAVFHQPNVKFPLTVAKILGIPREKVLPGLLTGIIGNTYSGATMVGISAVLDVAKPGDRILWVSFGSGAGSDAFSLVVQDAIEEKRDLAPKVQDYVNRKKYIDYALYAKARRKYIL; this comes from the coding sequence ATGGGGAAGCTTATGAAGCCAATCAGGGATGTTGGAATCGTCGGATACGGTGCCTACATTCCCATGTACCGCATACGGAACGAAGAAATTGGCAGAGTCTGGGGAGTTAATAGCTTCCCGATAGAGGAGAAGGCCGTTCCGGGCCTTGATGAGGACACAGTCACAATTGGTATCGAGGCCGCAAGAAACGCCCTGAAGAGGGCTCGCATTGAGCCGAGGCTCATAAGGGCCATCTGGTTCGGCACCGAGTCTAAGCCCTATGCCGTTAAGCCCTCGGCAACTATAATCGCGGAGGCCATCGGGGCGACGCCAGATTTAGAGGCCGCTGATTTTGAGTTCGCTTGCAAGGCCGGAACCGAGGCCCTTCAGGCGGCGATAGGATTCGTGGGCTCCGGCATGGTTGACTATGCAATGGCCATAGGAGCGGACACCGCCCAGGGAAGACCTGGTGACCACCTCGAGTTCACCGCCGGTGCCGGTGGAGCGGCCTTCATCGTAGGCAAGAAGAGCTCCGAGACCCTCGCATATTTCGAGGGAAGCTACTCCTACGTTACCGACACGCCCGACTTCTGGAGAAGGCAGCACGAGCATTACCCAAGGCACGGTAACAGGTTCACGGGCGAACCAGCATACTTCCACCACATAATAAACGCGGCCAAGGGCCTCATGGAGGAGCTAGGCTTAACCGTTGACGACTTCGACTACGCCGTCTTCCACCAGCCCAACGTTAAGTTCCCGCTCACCGTCGCCAAAATCCTCGGCATTCCGAGGGAGAAGGTTCTGCCCGGCCTCCTCACCGGGATAATCGGAAACACCTACAGCGGTGCGACGATGGTCGGTATCTCAGCTGTTTTGGATGTTGCCAAGCCGGGCGACAGAATCCTCTGGGTTTCCTTCGGCTCCGGTGCGGGAAGCGACGCCTTCAGCCTCGTCGTCCAAGACGCTATAGAGGAGAAACGCGATCTAGCTCCGAAAGTTCAGGACTACGTGAACAGGAAGAAGTACATCGACTACGCCCTCTACGCGAAGGCAAGGAGGAAGTACATTCTCTGA
- a CDS encoding thiolase domain-containing protein, protein MKAVIIGVGMTPVGEHWKLSLRDLAVEALLNAMEDAGVDSVDSLYVGNMASGSFVEQENLGALIADWANLGSIPAVKIEAACASGGAAVQEGVKAVLSGLEDVVAVVGVEKMTDVWPSDATRYLAYASDAEWELFHGASFVALNALIMRHYMNTYGYTEEDLALFAVNAHTNGAKNPYAMFKKPITVETVMKSPYIADPLKLFDASPVCDGAAAVIITTPEKAKELGVPKEKWVEVAGMGRAVDTINLANRADLLDLKAARVAAQRAYKMAGVTAKDIDFFEVHDAFTVMAALSLEALGAAERGKGAQLAKEGQIAIDGDYPIQTMGGLKARGHPVGATGVYQTVEAVLQLRGEAPNQVPDAEIGLTQNIGGTGSNITVTVLRRV, encoded by the coding sequence ATGAAGGCCGTGATAATTGGGGTTGGAATGACTCCTGTTGGTGAGCACTGGAAGCTCTCTCTTCGTGACCTCGCCGTTGAGGCCCTCCTCAACGCCATGGAGGATGCTGGAGTCGACAGTGTAGATTCCCTCTATGTGGGCAACATGGCCTCCGGCTCCTTCGTGGAGCAGGAGAACCTTGGAGCACTCATAGCCGACTGGGCTAACCTTGGGAGCATTCCAGCCGTGAAAATCGAAGCGGCATGCGCCAGCGGCGGTGCCGCCGTCCAGGAGGGAGTCAAAGCTGTTCTGAGCGGCTTAGAGGATGTAGTGGCAGTCGTTGGTGTGGAGAAGATGACGGATGTTTGGCCGAGCGATGCCACCAGATATCTCGCCTACGCGAGCGACGCTGAGTGGGAGCTCTTCCATGGGGCCAGCTTCGTAGCCCTCAACGCCCTCATAATGCGCCACTATATGAACACCTATGGCTACACCGAGGAGGATTTAGCTTTGTTCGCAGTCAACGCTCATACCAACGGTGCCAAAAACCCCTATGCGATGTTTAAGAAGCCCATAACCGTTGAAACTGTCATGAAGAGTCCGTATATTGCCGATCCGCTCAAGCTCTTTGACGCATCCCCTGTATGCGATGGGGCGGCGGCAGTGATAATAACGACTCCAGAGAAGGCAAAGGAGCTTGGAGTTCCGAAGGAGAAGTGGGTCGAAGTGGCCGGAATGGGCCGTGCGGTTGACACTATAAATCTTGCCAACAGGGCCGATTTGCTTGACCTTAAAGCCGCCAGGGTTGCCGCTCAGAGAGCATACAAGATGGCCGGAGTTACTGCTAAGGACATCGACTTCTTCGAGGTTCACGACGCCTTCACCGTCATGGCCGCCCTCAGCTTAGAGGCTTTAGGTGCCGCGGAGAGGGGCAAGGGTGCCCAGCTCGCCAAGGAGGGACAGATAGCCATTGACGGTGACTATCCAATACAGACAATGGGTGGCCTTAAGGCTCGCGGTCATCCGGTTGGAGCTACAGGCGTTTATCAGACCGTTGAGGCTGTGCTTCAGCTCAGGGGAGAGGCACCAAACCAAGTTCCGGATGCCGAAATAGGTTTGACTCAAAATATAGGTGGGACCGGTTCGAACATAACTGTCACCGTCCTGAGGAGGGTTTGA
- a CDS encoding Zn-ribbon domain-containing OB-fold protein, whose product MGKPMQVSRYWRHFREKYRLIGGKCENGHVMFPKRPICPICGSRNIEEFQFSGRGKVISWTIVRNPPSGFEYYKPYPLALVQLEEGPVVLAQLTDVDPEDIREGMEVEMVTRKIREFDKDGLILYGYKFRPVLK is encoded by the coding sequence ATGGGGAAACCCATGCAGGTTTCCCGCTACTGGAGGCACTTCCGAGAGAAGTATCGCCTTATAGGGGGAAAGTGCGAGAACGGCCACGTTATGTTCCCTAAGAGACCGATCTGCCCAATCTGCGGTTCGAGAAACATTGAGGAGTTCCAGTTCAGCGGCAGAGGCAAAGTCATCAGCTGGACGATTGTCAGAAATCCGCCGAGCGGCTTCGAGTACTATAAGCCTTACCCGCTCGCCCTCGTCCAGCTCGAGGAGGGGCCGGTGGTTTTAGCGCAGCTCACGGACGTCGACCCTGAAGATATAAGAGAAGGCATGGAGGTTGAGATGGTAACGAGGAAGATAAGGGAATTCGACAAGGATGGGCTCATACTCTACGGCTACAAGTTCAGGCCCGTCCTGAAGTGA
- a CDS encoding glycoside hydrolase family 99-like domain-containing protein translates to MKEPKIGVLVIIILFSLALSMEGCIEKSRDTESKDILTTTVTETITRTETIMTTSTKTINYTITKKVTTTYTITETKVVTKTITTTVTLTSTKSFVTCASPNIKYIKVDPSFTPLDKVDHITIEIYIEGDTNCKTYGRVEVIPKTYPLLNDDAFPNENKKQFLFNASGVHIFEAKILGGREYIIKVKACNKGGCTEKGIVTPYYRQYKNLAKILKERGIIISTVYMAHRSGYFFYEEHLIGKPLLGSYDSWGNELSNIVQWKHIDWANGHGISVFWIEVHEPENVPLVLSGFLEKGMSVGLMVSCWDEVLEKGSADLSDKNTKEKFVSLIKSLGKLLNDPNYYRINGRPAIFIWAEATFKNRREAYEEIFRYVKEVSGSEPYLITDIIPAIYEEGIDPGEGWKSWWNYRNSDGGESFISAYSGWIGFFGVAPIVGEGVKIVPIKNKSTFDKVFLSRYNKHLQEWREYVENSGRCFIPTVSPGFSRTWDPRFISYEIDRNVSRFKKMLELAIKYRGHCGEIRIDTWNDFVEATFVEPSESDKFLFLEAIKDVVEKYVIELH, encoded by the coding sequence GTGAAGGAGCCTAAGATTGGAGTCCTTGTTATAATTATCCTTTTTTCGCTTGCGCTATCCATGGAAGGATGCATAGAAAAAAGTAGGGATACTGAAAGTAAAGATATCTTGACAACAACTGTAACAGAGACCATAACGAGGACTGAGACGATAATGACCACTAGCACTAAAACAATAAACTATACTATAACCAAAAAAGTGACTACAACATACACTATAACAGAAACAAAAGTAGTTACTAAAACTATAACGACTACGGTAACATTAACATCGACAAAATCTTTTGTCACTTGTGCCTCTCCAAATATCAAATATATAAAAGTTGATCCATCTTTCACACCACTAGACAAAGTAGATCATATTACAATCGAAATCTACATCGAGGGAGATACTAACTGCAAAACATATGGAAGAGTAGAAGTCATTCCAAAAACATATCCCCTTCTTAACGACGATGCATTTCCCAATGAAAACAAAAAACAGTTCCTATTTAATGCAAGTGGTGTACATATTTTTGAGGCTAAAATTCTAGGGGGGAGAGAATATATAATAAAAGTCAAGGCATGCAACAAAGGGGGTTGTACCGAAAAAGGCATTGTAACCCCCTATTATAGACAATACAAAAATCTTGCTAAAATATTAAAGGAGAGGGGAATAATAATAAGCACTGTTTATATGGCGCATAGGTCTGGATACTTTTTCTATGAGGAACATTTAATAGGCAAACCTCTTCTAGGTTCCTACGACAGTTGGGGTAATGAGCTTAGTAACATCGTACAGTGGAAGCATATAGATTGGGCCAACGGGCATGGGATATCAGTATTTTGGATAGAAGTTCATGAGCCGGAGAATGTGCCACTCGTATTATCAGGATTTTTAGAGAAGGGAATGAGCGTCGGGCTTATGGTAAGTTGTTGGGATGAAGTTTTGGAAAAAGGAAGCGCTGATCTCTCAGACAAAAATACTAAAGAGAAATTTGTTTCACTAATAAAAAGTCTGGGAAAATTACTAAACGATCCCAACTATTACAGGATAAACGGCAGGCCAGCAATATTCATTTGGGCGGAAGCCACTTTCAAAAATAGAAGGGAAGCTTACGAGGAAATATTCAGATATGTCAAGGAAGTTTCGGGCTCCGAGCCCTATCTCATAACTGACATAATTCCGGCAATATACGAAGAGGGCATAGATCCGGGAGAAGGATGGAAAAGCTGGTGGAACTATAGAAACTCCGACGGGGGTGAAAGCTTCATAAGTGCCTACTCGGGATGGATAGGTTTCTTCGGGGTGGCTCCAATAGTAGGGGAAGGAGTTAAAATAGTCCCCATAAAAAACAAGAGCACGTTCGACAAGGTTTTCCTGAGTAGATATAATAAACATTTGCAGGAGTGGAGAGAATACGTGGAGAACTCTGGGAGATGCTTCATTCCAACAGTGTCGCCAGGCTTCAGTAGGACTTGGGATCCAAGATTTATCTCATACGAAATAGACAGAAACGTATCGAGGTTTAAGAAAATGTTGGAACTTGCCATTAAATATAGAGGGCACTGTGGTGAAATAAGAATAGACACGTGGAATGACTTCGTGGAGGCAACATTTGTAGAGCCCTCCGAGAGTGATAAGTTCCTGTTCCTTGAGGCAATAAAGGATGTTGTAGAAAAATACGTTATAGAGCTCCATTAA